A genomic segment from Astyanax mexicanus isolate ESR-SI-001 unplaced genomic scaffold, AstMex3_surface scaffold_31, whole genome shotgun sequence encodes:
- the LOC125788969 gene encoding endoribonuclease ZC3H12A-like encodes MRRPSFGEMSTSIGPVPVLPSALDSYAWPDSRSASWISSISRHSPVWGAFPSLSDPSVSCSGRMEERTQEEPADQGGSEFQTQLDHFRKLGFSQSQVRAALLKVGLNTDTNRVLAELIQAGGEAEDREKSQSPGAPALVSRGEISRKSFSSISSPTEQEDPPAEEEDDALRPVVIDGSNVAMSHGNKEVFSCLGIQLAVRYFLERGHSDVTVFVPSWRREQPRPDVPIRDQHILRELEKRKILVFTPSRRVAGKRVVCYDDRFIVKLAYESDGIIVSNDTYRDLQGEKPEWKRFIEERLLMYSFVNDKFMPPDDPLGRHGPNLDNFLRRTPRAPKRLPCPYGKKCTYGFKCKFSHPERAKQSHRSLADELREKAKMTPSPHRTQSSSHGASLEEVMEQKLSLDLKGPVKKTHLSENVPVLKTGPQSTQRKFPSKRERSGHYSSTSLDSVHATSQELLDSGLGSYEYQSSEHGSQCDQTFRGEIHRNSSGKHHQHGSRHRTPPPSIQPCSCCSFQSMSSGTSYHHNHHHHHSMDLAGPHNSQQGVVPYFQPQYNSYGGAPSYLPVNMPQYSLPQDYHHHHHHHSRMPPPHPSHPQHGYWSEPYGGYNHSPPSPMPGEIAPWGPGKPSPAKASPGKPNSQMLEREQVRKKLLAVFNTHLVDRAMDLFPNVMDPQKLAVEILNLQSYEGVL; translated from the exons ATGAGAAGGCCTTCATTTGGGGAGATGAGTACAAGCATCGGCCCGGTCCCTGTCCTGCCCTCTGCTTTAGATTCGTACGCCTGGCCCGATTCTCGTAGTGCTTCCTGGATCTCCTCCATCAGCAGACACTCGCCCGTATGGGGAGCTTTTCCCTCTCTGTCCGACCCGTCAGTTTCCTGTAGCGGCAGAATGGAGGAGCGGACCCAGGAGGAGCCGGCGGATCAGGGCGGATCAGAGTTCCAGACCCAGCTGGATCATTTCCGTAAGCTGGGCTTCTCCCAGTCTCAGGTCCGAGCCGCCCTGCTGAAGGTGGGACTGAACACGGACACTAACAGGGTTCTGGCTGAGCTGATCCAGGCCGGGGGGGAGGCTGAGGACCGGGAGAAGAGCCAGAGTCCCGGAGCTCCGGCGCTGGTGTCTCGTGGAGAGATCAGCAGGAAGTCCTTCAGCAGCATTTCTTCACCCACAGAGCAGGAGGATCCACCCGCCGAGGAGGAGGACGACGCCCTCAGACCTGTAGTGATTGATGGCAGCAACGTAGCTATGAG CCATGGCAACAAGGAAGTGTTCTCCTGCCTGGGAATCCAGCTGGCGGTGAGGTACTTCCTGGAGCGAGGTCATTCAGACGTTACTGTGTTTGTGCCGTCGTGGAGGCGGGAACAGCCCCGGCCGGACGTACCAATCAGAG ATCAGCATATTCTGCGGGAGCTGGAGAAGAGGAAGATCCTGGTGTTTACTCCATCACGACGGGTAGCTGGAAAGAGAGTGGTCTGCTATGACGATCGCTTCATCGTCAAGCTAGCGTACGAGTCCGACGGCATCATCGTGTCCAACGATACCTACCGTGACCTGCAGGGGGAGAAACCGGAGTGGAAGCGCTTCATCGAGGAGAGACTCCTCATGTACTCCTTTGTTAACGACAA ATTTATGCCCCCGGATGATCCCCTCGGAAGACATGGACCTAATCTTGACAACTTTCTTCGCAGAACTCCTCGAGCTCCTAAAAGGCTTCCCTGCCCTTATG GTAAGAAATGCACCTACGGCTTCAAGTGCAAGTTCAGCCACCCTGAACGAGCCAAGCAGTCCCATCGTTCCTTGGCGGATGAACTGCGAGAGAAGGCCAAGATGACCCCCTCTCCACACAGAACACAATCATCTAGCCATGGTGCTTCTCTGGAGGAGGTGATGGAGCAGAAGCTCTCCTTGGATCTGAAGGGACCTGTTAAGAAAACTCATTTAAGCGAGAACGTGCCAGTTTTGAAGACTGGACCACAGTCCACTCAGAGGAAGTTCCCTTCAAAGCGTGAACGCTCTGGTCACTACTCCTCGACAAGCTTGGACTCTGTCCATGCTACTTCTCAGGAGCTCCTGGACTCTGGACTGGGCTCGTATGAGTACCAGAGCTCTGAGCATGGCAGCCAATGCGATCAAACATTCAGAGGAGAAATTCACAGGAATTCATCAGGAAAGCATCACCAGCATGGCAGTCGGCACCGGACCCCACCGCCCAGCATCCAACCGTGCAGCTGCTGCTCCTTCCAGTCCATGAGTTCTGGCACAAGCtaccaccacaaccaccaccaccaccacagtaTGGACTTAGCTGGACCTCACAACTCACAACAAGGTGTTGTGCCCTACTTTCAGCCTCAATATAACTCTTATGGAGGAGCACCTTCATACCTACCAGTGAATATGCCCCAATATAGCCTTCCCCAGGattaccaccatcaccaccaccaccacagcagGATGCCTCCTCCTCATCCTTCTCATCCCCAACATGGCTACTGGTCTGAGCCCTATGGTGGCTACAACCATTCCCCTCCTAGCCCCATGCCGGGTGAGATTGCTCCATGGGGTCCAGGGAAACCCAGCCCGGCCAAAGCCAGCCCTGGGAAACCCAACTCTCAAATGCTGGAGAGAGAGCAGGTTCGTAAGAAGCTTCTGGCAGTTTTTAACACCCATCTCGTGGACAGAGCCATGGATTTGTTCCCCAACGTTATGGATCCTCAAAAACTAGCTGTGGAGATACTCAATCTGCAGTCCTACGAAGGGGTTTTATGA